Proteins encoded in a region of the Quercus lobata isolate SW786 chromosome 8, ValleyOak3.0 Primary Assembly, whole genome shotgun sequence genome:
- the LOC115958529 gene encoding serine/threonine-protein phosphatase 7 long form homolog, with protein MVEPIDAIFEEREELMVPPTGGNPTLRIAHFLKPSVTSTEGLPSPFLSAEPTISELENLPLKVCFRGWQRPNERWKMWVASLHSKYQSIWKESGIYEAIICSKYSICKHQDLILGLAQKWCPKTNTFIFSWGEATVTLEDMMALGGYSVLGNSVLSPLFTKEMEEILEILLEGYTTVAKTNSIAYVGLHAWLEHFMGSGSKFEHEAFLSYWLCKFVFPMPLYRIEKKNFPIAIHLARGRIALAPAVLSSIYTDLCLLKAKLVASTKLDTEEVLNLSTPFQLVQLWAWERFPALRPNPISITQCEPRPARWSKLKKVSIENMRLAIDSAGESFQWRPYAIAANHNWLFPKFYGEKEQWVSVDAALDKELASFALCIRVCELLGLHCIQLYLPHRVAMQFGIDQDLPGPVARYNASQDIVWSHYNRSIGDAKLYVPPRLFEADVTKGYFEWWKQSMSAQKDAIKNFVTRPRDSRRIPRVYYGKMENYNVFVPPSSSVESFKGDTVKETLLLGTFSEKRLVIDDKPLPVSLSQKMSHSTPNDGAPKKDLLMKPEAKNIQGEGSTGEAEKNLADATVTELGHPTNIAVHVKDNNEESSSSCKTEIPGLELEARISRLERVVAELKAARAINKFEYKPAK; from the coding sequence ATGGTTGAACCAATAGATGccatttttgaggagagagaggaGCTCATGGTGCCACCAACTGGTGGCAACCCAACTCTCAGAATAGCCCATTTTCTTAAACCCTCTGTGACTTCCACTGAAGGCCTTCCTTCACCTTTTCTCTCTGCTGAACCCACCATTTCTGAGCTTGAAAATTTGCCTCTGAAGGTTTGTTTCAGAGGTTGGCAACGTCCAAATGAGAGGTGGAAAATGTGGGTTGCAAGTTTGCATTCCAAGTACCAATCCATATGGAAGGAAAGTGGAATATATGAAGCAATTATTTGCTCCAAATATTCAATATGTAAACACCAAGATTTAATTCTTGGTCTTGCCCAAAAATGGTGTCCTAAGACCAACACATTCATCTTTTCTTGGGGAGAAGCCACTGTTACTTTGGAAGATATGATGGCTTTAGGGGGCTACTCTGTTTTGGGTAACTCTGTTTTAAGCCCTCTTTTTACGAAAGAGATGGAAGAAATTCTTGAAATCTTGCTTGAAGGATACACAACAGTTGCAAAAACTAATAGTATCGCCTACGTTGGTTTGCATGCCTGGTTGGAACATTTTATGGGGAGTGGGAGCAAATTTGAGCATGAAGCATTCCTTTCATATTGGTTGTGTAAGTTTGTCTTCCCAATGCCTCTTTATCgcattgaaaagaaaaattttccaattgcAATACATTTAGCTAGAGGAAGAATTGCGCTTGCACCAGCAGTCCTCTCCAGTATTTATACAGATTTATGTTTGCTGAAAGCGAAATTAGTTGCCTCAACAAAATTGGATACTGAAGAGGTGCTTAATCTTTCTACACCTTTTCAATTGGTCCAGCTTTGGGCTTGGGAGAGATTCCCAGCATTACGGCCAAATCCCATATCCATCACACAATGTGAGCCAAGGCCTGCCCGCTGGTCCAAACTAAAAAAAGTGAGTATTGAGAATATGAGGTTGGCTATAGACTCTGCTGGAGAAAGTTTTCAGTGGCGCCCTTATGCTATAGCAGCGAATCATAATTGGTTGTTTCCTAAGTTCTATGGAGAAAAAGAACAGTGGGTGTCAGTTGATGCTGCTTTGGACAAAGAGTTGGCGTCGTTTGCTCTATGCATAAGAGTCTGTGAGCTTCTTGGACTACACTGCATTCAACTGTACCTCCCACACCGAGTTGCAATGCAATTTGGAATTGATCAAGATCTTCCAGGTCCTGTTGCTCGATACAATGCGAGCCAGGATATTGTTTGGAGCCATTACAATAGGTCAATTGGAGATGCAAAATTGTATGTACCACCACGGCTTTTTGAGGCAGATGTTACCAAGGGATACTTTGAGTGGTGGAAGCAATCAATGTCTGCTCAGAAAGATGCAATTAAGAATTTCGTTACCCGGCCTAGAGATTCAAGAAGGATTCCCCGAGTTTATTATGGAAAGATGGAAAATTACAATGTCTTTGTTCCACCTAGTTCTTCTGTAGAAAGTTTTAAAGGGGACACTGTCAAGGAAACTCTACTCCTAGGAACTTTTAGTGAGAAAAGACTGGTTATTGATGATAAGCCTTTGCCAGTctctttatctcaaaaaatgtCACACTCGACACCAAATGATGGAGCTCCTAAAAAGGACTTGCTAATGAAACCAGAGGCAAAGAACATCCAGGGTGAAGGTTCAACGGGTGAAGCAGAGAAAAATCTGGCAGATGCAACTGTGACAGAATTGGGACATCCAACCAACATTGCAGTGCATGTCAAAGACAATAATGAGGAAAGCAGTAGCAGTTGCAAAACTGAGATTCCAGGATTGGAGCTTGAGGCTCGGATAAGCAGGCTTGAGAGAGTAGTTGCTGAGCTAAAAGCAGCAAGAGCTATTAACAAGTTTGAGTACAAGCCTGCCAAATAG
- the LOC115957450 gene encoding fatty acid desaturase 4, chloroplastic-like, with amino-acid sequence MSILAQHKYPLSSKHHVYTCLSPCLRTRVHCLATTTTSTKPRPNLDQLVIEPQLNPSQTLVTSPPSRPILNDPSLRSTWAHRAWVASGCTTVMISLAKSIMGAAESHMWLEPILASLVGYILADLGSGVYHWGIDNYGSASTPIFGAQIDAFQGHHKWPWTITRRQFANNLHALARAVTFTVLPMDLASNDPIFLAFVGVCSGCIMFSQQFHAWAHTTKSRLPALVIALQDMGLLVSRSQHADHHRSPYNNNYCIVSGVWNEFLDKQQVFEALEMILFFKLGVRPRSWSEPSSDWTEEIETSSQIAAH; translated from the coding sequence ATGTCAATCTTAGCTCAACATAAATACCCTCTGAGTTCCAAACATCATGTCTACACGTGCCTCTCTCCGTGCCTCCGCACACGTGTGCATTGCTTGGCCACTACTACTACCTCCACCAAGCCTAGGCCGAACCTTGACCAATTAGTCATTGAACCACAGCTGAACCCCTCACAAACCTTGGTCACATCACCTCCTAGCCGCCCCATTCTTAATGACCCAAGTTTGAGATCAACATGGGCTCATCGTGCATGGGTAGCAAGTGGGTGCACCACAGTGATGATCTCTCTAGCAAAGTCAATAATGGGTGCAGCAGAATCACACATGTGGCTTGAGCCCATTTTAGCAAGCTTGGTTGGCTACATTTTAGCTGACCTTGGGTCCGGAGTGTACCATTGGGGTATTGACAATTATGGAAGTGCCTCAACTCCAATTTTTGGTGCCCAAATAGATGCATTTCAAGGTCACCATAAGTGGCCATGGACAATCACTCGGAGACAGTTTGCAAACAATCTACACGCCCTTGCTCGTGCCGTGACATTCACAGTGCTACCAATGGACCTTGCTAGTAATGATCCAATATTTCTTGCTTTTGTTGGTGTGTGCTCGGGTTGCATTATGTTTAGCCAGCAATTTCATGCTTGGGCTCACACAACTAAGAGTCGGCTTCCAGCATTGGTGATTGCATTGCAAGATATGGGATTGCTTGTGTCACGTTCACAACATGCTGATCATCACAGGTCaccttataataataattattgcaTAGTGAGTGGTGTTTGGAATGAATTTTTGGATAAGCAACAGGTTTTTGAAGCATTGGAGATGATATTGTTCTTTAAGCTAGGGGTGAGACCCAGGTCTTGGAGTGAGCCCAGTTCTGACTGGACTGAAGAGATTGAGACCTCTTCTCAAATTGCAGCCCACtga
- the LOC115956371 gene encoding uncharacterized protein LOC115956371 codes for MVEPIYAIFEEREELMVSPTGGNPTLRIAHFLKPSVSSIDELPSPFLSAEPTISELENLPLKVHFKSWRRMDENWKMWVASLHSKYQSIWKKSGIYEAIMCSKYSICRHQDLILGLAEKWCPKTNTFIFSWGEATVTLEDMMALGGYSVLGDSVLSPLVTKEMEEIHEILLEANRRVSLSFTASQHKWLEHFMGSGSKLEHEAFLSYWLSKFVFPLCEYRIERQNFPIAILLARGTRIALAPAVLSSIYSDLGLLKEKLVASTKLDTEEVLNLSAPFQLVQLWAWERFPALRPSPISISQCEPRPARWSKLKKVSIENVRLAIDTAGESFQWRPYAIAANHNWLYPKFYEEKEQWVSVDAALDKELESFALCLRVCELLGLHCIQQYLPHRVAMQFGIDQDLPGHVARYNMSPGIAWSHYNRSIGDSKLYRPPRLFEADVTMRYFEWWKQSMSAQKDAIKNFVTRPRDSRRIPRVYSGKMENYNVFVPPSSFVECFKMDTVKETKLLGNLSEKRLAIDVKPLPVSVSQKMSHSTADDGAPKKDLLMILEAKDIQSEGFMGEAEKILTDVTVRKVEHPTNIVVHVKENDGKSSSYCKTEMPGLELEARISRLERAVAELKAARANN; via the coding sequence ATGGTTGAACCTATATATGCCATCTTTGAGGAGAGAGAGGAGCTCATGGTGTCACCAACTGGTGGCAATCCAACTCTGAGAATAGCACATTTTCTTAAACCCTCTGTGTCTTCCATTGATGAACTTCCTTCACCTTTTCTCTCTGCGGAACCCACCATTTCTGAGCTTGAAAATTTGCCTCTGAAGGTTCATTTCAAAAGTTGGCGTCGTATGGATGAGAATTGGAAAATGTGGGTTGCAAGCTTGCATTCTAAGTACCAATCCATATGGAAGAAAAGTGGAATATATGAAGCAATAATGTGCTCCAAATATTCAATATGTAGACACCAAGATTTGATTCTTGGTCTTGCTGAAAAATGGTGTCCTAAGACCAACACATTCATCTTCTCTTGGGGAGAAGCCACTGTTACCTTGGAAGATATGATGGCTTTAGGGGGCTACTCTGTTTTGGGTGACTCTGTCTTAAGCCCTCTTGTTACCAAAGAAATGGAAGAAATTCATGAGATTTTGCTTGAAGCAAACAGAAGAGTAAGTCTTAGCTTCACGGCCAGTCAGCATAAATGGTTGGAACATTTCATGGGGAGTGGTAGCAAACTTGAGCATGAGGCATTCCTCTCATATTGGTTGTCTAAGTTTGTCTTCCCATTGTGTGAGTATCGCATTGAAAggcaaaattttccaattgcAATACTCTTGGCTAGAGGAACTCGAATTGCACTTGCACCAGCAGTCCTCTCCAGTATTTATAGTGATTTGGGTTTGCTGAAAGAGAAATTAGTTGCCTCAACAAAATTGGATACTGAAGAGGTGCTTAATCTTTCTGCACCTTTTCAATTAGTCCAGCTCTGGGCTTGGGAGAGATTCCCAGCACTACGGCCAAGTCCCATATCCATCTCACAATGTGAGCCAAGGCCTGCTCGCTGGTCCAAACTGAAAAAAGTGAGTATTGAGAATGTGAGATTGGCTATAGACACTGCTGGAGAAAGTTTTCAGTGGCGCCCTTATGCTATAGCAGCAAATCATAATTGGTTGTATCCTAAGTTctatgaagaaaaagaacagTGGGTGTCAGTTGATGCTGCTTTGGACAAAGAGTTGGAGTCGTTTGCTCTATGCTTAAGAGTCTGTGAGCTTCTTGGACTACACTGCATTCAACAGTACCTCCCACACCGAGTTGCAATGCAATTTGGAATTGATCAAGATCTTCCAGGTCATGTTGCTCGATACAATATGAGCCCGGGTATTGCTTGGAGCCATTACAATAGATCAATTGGTGATTCAAAATTGTACAGACCACCACGCCTTTTTGAGGCAGATGTTACCATGAGATACTTTGAGTGGTGGAAGCAATCAATGTCTGCTCAGAAAGATGCAATTAAGAATTTCGTTACCCGGCCTAGAGACTCAAGAAGAATTCCCCGAGTTTATTCTGGAAAGATGGAAAATTACAATGTCTTTGTTCCACCTAGTTCTTTTGTAGAATGTTTTAAAATGGACACTGTCAAGGAAACTAAACTCCTGGGAAATTTGAGTGAGAAAAGACTGGCTATTGATGTTAAGCCTTTGCCAGTCTCTGTATCTCAAAAAATGTCACACTCAACAGCTGATGATGGAGCTCCTAAAAAGGACTTGCTGATGATACTAGAGGCAAAGGACATCCAGAGTGAAGGTTTCATGGGTGAAGCGGAGAAAATTCTGACAGATGTAACTGTGAGAAAAGTGGAACATCCAACAAACATTGTGGTGCATGTCAAAGAAAATGATGGGAAAAGCAGTAGCTATTGCAAAACTGAGATGCCGGGATTGGAGCTTGAGGCTCGGATAAGCAGGCTTGAGAGAGCAGTTGCTGAGCTAAAAGCAGCAAGAGCTAATAACTAG